The Mycobacterium avium subsp. avium genomic sequence CAGCAGAATCGAGTGGGCGGTGACGGAACGCCTCGACGTGCTCGTCGAGGTCGGTGGCCATGCGGCTGACCTGCGATTTACTCAGTGAGTCGATGCCCAGGGTCTTGACCAGCTTGTCCATCCGCCGCGTGGAGACGCCGGCCAGGTAGCAGTCGGCGACCACGGTGATCAGCGCGGATTCGGCCCGCTTGCGGCGTTCGAGCAGCCAGTCGGGAAAGTAGGTTCCCTTGCGCAGCTTCGGGACTGCGACATCGATGGTGCCCACCCTGGTGTCCAGGCCGCGGTGGCGATACCCGTTGCGCTGCGCTCGCCGTCCCGGGGTGGGCTGGCCCCATTCGGCGCCCACGACGGCATCAGCATCCGCCGACAGCAGAGCGTTGATCACGGTCTGCAGCAGGGAGCGCATCAGATCAGGTGAGGCTTCGGCCAGGGCCTCGCCAAGAAGGCCGGCAGGGTCGACAATGTGGGGTGCGGTCATCGTGGGACTCCTCGAGGATTCTGTGGAAGGTTGACTCGAAGGATCACGCGGTGGCCGCTTTACGTCCATCACCGACACGATGACGAACCCAGCAACCGCGCTACACCACTATGCGGGACTCAACTCGTAAACCATCTGCCAGCCGGCCGGAATGTCGGCGAACGCCGGCCACAGGCTGTGTTGTTCTTCGTCGTTGACCAGGACGAAAAAGCTGCCATTGTCGTCGTCGAACGGATTGGTACTCACTTGTCCTCCAGGTCCTCGTTTGACATGAGTCGGGCACTTCGGTGCGCCTGTTGGTTTCGACCGGGCACTCGGGGGCTTGACCGAGCAACGATCTCGATATGACCGGGAGCGTATGGGTTTCAATCCTGTTGCATGGCCCATCAAGCCGGGTAGCGTAGTAACTGCGAGTACATAGAGTGGCGAACGCAAGCCCGCAGCGCGGCTTACGTAGTGACAAACAAGCTCTCACCTGATATGCACGTGGTCTTGCGGAATCGATTCTGCGACAGTCGTTTCCGTCGAGAGCGCAGGTTTGGGGCGCGATCATGACGACGACAGAGCGGATCCCCGACGGGCCAGGGGTTGAACCCTGCGTCGAGCATTCGCTATCTGGTCTCTATCGGGGCTCTACCTGGGCTCGGGCATGCATTGACAGGGCGCCGGTGCCGGTGGGGTCGGCGGTGCCGTCAGGCGCCGACGATGGCATCGATTCTGTCCTGCGCCATACCATGTTGGCACTCAACTGATTTCGGCGTCACAGGCCCGAGAAAGGCCGAGACGGGCGGCACTTCCTCGGCGGAGCATTCGACGCCGATCACTGACGGCCCGTCGACCTCCAGCGCCGACTGCACGGCAGCGCCGAAGCCATCGACGTCGTCGACGTCGACCGAGGGAAGTTCCGGGAACATCGCGGCGAGGCCGGCGCCGAGCCGACTGGGCGCGAACGTGTTGTAACTGTGCCGATTCCCGTAGCACAACTTTTCGCTCATTGCGCACATGGCCTGCGCGTTGTTGTTGATCAAGACGAACGCCACCGGCAGTCGGTATTGCACAGCGGTATGCACCTCCATGCCGTGCATGAAAAACGCGCCGTCCCCGGCTATCACCACGACATGTCCGCGCCGCCCGAATTTCCTCCGCCGCACGGCCATTCCGATGCCGGCGCCAAAGCTGTAGCCCATGCCGGGTGCGACCACGAATCGGCCGCCGCGCCGGACCGGTAGGTAGTGGACGGCGGCCGCCCCGCAACTGCCGACGTCGACGACGATGTCGGACCCGTCGGGCAATACGCGGTCGAGCATGCTCATCGCTTCGCGGTAGCGCACGCCGGGGCCGTCGAATCGCGGCGGATTCAACTCGGTTCTGGACACCGCATCGGGTACCCGGATTCCGGTCGGGCGCTCACGGCCGGTCAGCGCGCTCGTCAGCATTCGCAGCGAAGCCCGCAGATCGTCCGTGTGGATGTGAGTGCAGGCCAGGTACGGCGGCGCCGACCCTAGCGAGATGGTGGGCACCGCGGCCAGGGCATCGTCCAGGCCGGCGCGGGCGGTCACCGCAAGCCGGGTGCCCACCACCAGGCACAACGCGCTGTCGGCCACCGCTTCCACCACGCCAGGGTGGCCCATGATGCCGGTGACGCCGAGCGCCGACGACAACCCGAAACCCGGTGTGCCGGCGGCATCCTTGGCATGGGGCACGCACGCCACCCGCGCGCGCAGCACCGCCCGCAACGACGCCAGTTCGGCCCGCGCATCGTCTCGAACCACCTGCTCACCGGCGATGATCGTCACCGGACCGCTCGCCCGGCGCAGCGCTGCCACGATCGGGCGTGGATCACCGATGTCTCGTGGCCGCTCGATGCCGGGCTCGGGCAGGTAGCCGTTGCT encodes the following:
- a CDS encoding thiamine pyrophosphate-binding protein, producing the protein MSHSHRLVDHIVGYLASIGVDCIFGVDGANIEDLYDAAFLHSDMDAVLAKHEFSAVAMADGYSRSGSGFGVVATSAWGALNLVAGLGELFTSRVPLLALVGQPPSTMDGRGGFQDTSGRNGSPNAEALFSEVSVLCRRVQTPADIALALPAAVAAARTGGPAVLLLPKDIQQADVTSNGYLPEPGIERPRDIGDPRPIVAALRRASGPVTIIAGEQVVRDDARAELASLRAVLRARVACVPHAKDAAGTPGFGLSSALGVTGIMGHPGVVEAVADSALCLVVGTRLAVTARAGLDDALAAVPTISLGSAPPYLACTHIHTDDLRASLRMLTSALTGRERPTGIRVPDAVSRTELNPPRFDGPGVRYREAMSMLDRVLPDGSDIVVDVGSCGAAAVHYLPVRRGGRFVVAPGMGYSFGAGIGMAVRRRKFGRRGHVVVIAGDGAFFMHGMEVHTAVQYRLPVAFVLINNNAQAMCAMSEKLCYGNRHSYNTFAPSRLGAGLAAMFPELPSVDVDDVDGFGAAVQSALEVDGPSVIGVECSAEEVPPVSAFLGPVTPKSVECQHGMAQDRIDAIVGA